The sequence GCCCTGAACTTCAAGCTTTTGTCATTGGTAAACTGTTCATAAGACATACCAGTGATAAAATCCTCTGCATCAGACATATTTCGCAGGATATCTTTTATGTATAGAGTGATATTGCGGCTCATACAGGCACAGCCTCTTTAAGGATCGACTCCTTCAATTCTTCCCGCAGGCTGCGCCGGGGCACAAGATCAACCTTTAGCCCAAGCAGATCGCCCAGGTATATCTCGGCGCCAACAAGCTCCAGAAGGCTTACAGGTTTCAGAATCTCTGCCAGCAGGTCTATATCACTGCCCTGCTTCTCTTCGCCCCTGACATGGGAGCCAAAGATGCCCACAACGGCAATGCCGTACTTTTCTTCCAGAATATCTCTATGCTGCCTTATAGTTTTCTTTATCTCGTCCAGATCGGTCATGATCCTGTCTCCGTTGTTCGTTATCTTATCGCCTTAACCCAGGAAAATGGATTACTGAATCATAATTATATATTATCATAATTTTACAGGCTTGCTCCGAACAGCCCCATTGAACAGATAATCTTCGGTTCATGTGTCTCTTCTTTTTCATGGATTATGCAGAGCCTGCCATCCTCCCTCAGTGTTACAACTAAACGGGCAAGGTTTTCATCTGATATGCCGCTGCGCAACTGCCTGTTAAGTGTATCAACGGCCAACTGCCTGAGAGGATATCGGTAGATATCATTGACTGCTTTTTCCACGGACCTGATGAATTCATCAGTTATGAATAAACTCCTTTCTTCTCCAATTGACAGAACAAACTGTTTCAGTCTCTCAAACGTACGGAAACGGGCCCCGGACGGCCTGCCAAGCTGACCACCAATGAGCTTCTCCTCTTCCATTATTAATTCAACGCCCTTCCGGACAAGTTCATGGTGCCTGTCTTCCCGTGGTATTGCCGGTTCATCAGGAGTGCATTCAGCAGCCCTGAGAATGGCAAACTGGGACTCTGTGACACTGTTGCCTTCTTTATCTATCCATGTTAAAGCATCATTGCCATCGGCAGTGCGCATATAAACAAGAGCACCTTCCGGTTTATGCCCTGACGGCTTATGTGATTTCGTAGAATATACGACAGGCGGCAGGGCCGGGATTATCTTCTGCAGATCAGGCGATGCTGAAATAGCATTTCTCCAGATCTGGTAGGCATAAGAAGCAAGATCAACTTCACCGTCTGCATCTCCATCCAGAATATCTGCCTTTTCATGATAAAGATCAAGGATGATATGTTCATCGCGGTCATCTTCAAAAAAAGCCTCATCAGTGCCAACGACTTCTGCATTTTCATGGAGCCTTTGACGCACTTTTGACCTTAATTTTATTATTCGCTCCACACCGTCAGCCGGAAGAAATGAGTAACATATGATATTTTCAGCAGTCTGTCCTATCCTGTCCACTCGACCCACACGCTGAATAAGGCGGATTATCGCCCATGGCAGGTCGTAATTAATGACAATAGAACAGTCCTGAAGATTTTGTCCCTCACTGAGTACATCTGTGGCAATCAGAACCCGCAGTTCATCTTCGGCCTTGATCTCGTTTCTCTTTTCGTTACTCACAGGGCTGAACCGCCACGCTAAAGCCGTGGGGTCTTCCGAGTGTCCTGTAGCTGCAGCCAGCCTGGTAATTCCCCTTTGTGTTAACTCTGATTCAAGATAATTCACGGTATCCGCAAACTGGCTGAAGATAATCACTTTGTCATTTTTATGCTTGCCGATCAGCAATTTATACAGGGCATCCAGTTTTGTGTCCTTCTCTGCTCTCCACTGTCCGCATTTTTCTAAAGCTGTAAACAGGGCGTTTATGTCGCTTTTAAGATCTTTGGCAAGATCCTTCAGGAAGAGGGAAGATTTGAGCCATTTGAAACGCTTTCTGTACTTTTTATGATATTGGCTGTAAATCCCAGCAGCAGATTGTCTATAATCATCTGCTGACCTGAGTTCATCCTCATTAAGCCCATCATCGCCATTGCTGTCATCATCATTATCGAACAGGCTTGAGTCCCCATCTTTGTCTGTAAACCGGCTGTCCATCAGCGCCGGGTCCTGAGTTCCTATCGGGACGGGTTTGTCATTCTCAATTGCATGGAGATAAATGAAGTTTCGGAGAATATGCCGCTCTATTGACAGGACAAAGGCTTTCCCGCTGCTTTCAAGGCGCTTGAAAAGATTGGTCCGGCAAAAACCCATGAGACGTTTCCCGGCCCTTGAAAGATCCTGTATAATCCTGCCCTCGGTCTGTGTCGGCGGTTCATGAGGTGTTTCATGAATGTAGTTGCCAAGTCCATACCGCGGCAAACTCAAGTTATTGATAGCATCGACAATATCGGGAGCATAGAGCCTGGCATATTGATCGTCAGGATTGTCATCTTCGATATTAAATTTAACTGTCTCGGGCTTACGCACAGGAAAGTAAGAACGGCTCCCATCTTCAAAGGTTAAATATTTCCGTCCTGTTTTAGTGTC comes from bacterium BMS3Abin08 and encodes:
- a CDS encoding nucleotidyltransferase domain protein encodes the protein MTDLDEIKKTIRQHRDILEEKYGIAVVGIFGSHVRGEEKQGSDIDLLAEILKPVSLLELVGAEIYLGDLLGLKVDLVPRRSLREELKESILKEAVPV
- the rhlE_1 gene encoding ATP-dependent RNA helicase RhlE — translated: MPRIFDNIDHSLLPALKETLQLSDHADFCVGYFNLRGWKHLDSYIEKWSGGEGNCCRLLVGMQRLPGEELKEALSLIKKDSMVDNQTALRIKKKLAEEFRDQLTIGIPTNDDEAALRRLARQIKDKKVAVKLFMRYPLHAKLYLLFRSDPVNPATGYLGSSNLTFSGLSNQGELNIDVLDHDAANKLSAWFEDRWNDRWCIDISKELVGILEKSWAREDLIPPYHIYVKMAYHLAEEARSGLLEFRIPGDFGNKLFDYQTAAVKIAAHHLNKRGGVIIGDVVGLGKTLMATALARIFEDDYGMETLIICPKNLVRMWEDYSYKYRLRSKVLSNTMATNELPTLRRYRLVIIDESHNLRNREGKRYRAIHEYIQENESRCILLSATPYNKNYIDLSNQLRLFVQEEKDIGIRPERLLRDIGETEFIRRHQCSARSLAAFEKSIYPDDWRELMRLFLVRRTRSFIQKNYAVPDTKTGRKYLTFEDGSRSYFPVRKPETVKFNIEDDNPDDQYARLYAPDIVDAINNLSLPRYGLGNYIHETPHEPPTQTEGRIIQDLSRAGKRLMGFCRTNLFKRLESSGKAFVLSIERHILRNFIYLHAIENDKPVPIGTQDPALMDSRFTDKDGDSSLFDNDDDSNGDDGLNEDELRSADDYRQSAAGIYSQYHKKYRKRFKWLKSSLFLKDLAKDLKSDINALFTALEKCGQWRAEKDTKLDALYKLLIGKHKNDKVIIFSQFADTVNYLESELTQRGITRLAAATGHSEDPTALAWRFSPVSNEKRNEIKAEDELRVLIATDVLSEGQNLQDCSIVINYDLPWAIIRLIQRVGRVDRIGQTAENIICYSFLPADGVERIIKLRSKVRQRLHENAEVVGTDEAFFEDDRDEHIILDLYHEKADILDGDADGEVDLASYAYQIWRNAISASPDLQKIIPALPPVVYSTKSHKPSGHKPEGALVYMRTADGNDALTWIDKEGNSVTESQFAILRAAECTPDEPAIPREDRHHELVRKGVELIMEEEKLIGGQLGRPSGARFRTFERLKQFVLSIGEERSLFITDEFIRSVEKAVNDIYRYPLRQLAVDTLNRQLRSGISDENLARLVVTLREDGRLCIIHEKEETHEPKIICSMGLFGASL